GTGAATCATTAAAATAAGCTGGAACTGTAATTACAGCTTGTGTAATTTTTTCACCAAGGTATTTACCCGCATCATCTGCTAACTTTCTTAAAACTTGAGAGCTTACCTCTTCAGGAGAAAACTGCTTATCCAAAATAGGGCATTTTAATTTGACACTAGAACCAGATTTTTCAACAGAATAACTAACTTCTTTGGATTCTTCATTAACTTCATCAACTCTTCTTCCAACAAATCGTTTTGCTGAATAAAAAGTATTTTCAGGGTTCATTACAGCCTGTCTCTTAGCTATTTGTCCAACAAGCTGATCTTGATTTTTTGTATATGCAACAACTGATGGAGTAGTTCTGAAACCCTCAGCATTTGCTATTACAGTAGGTTTACCACCTTCCATTACAGCAACACAACTATTAGTTGTTCCTAAATCAATTCCTACAACCTTACCCATGGGTAAACACTTTATATTTGTTATTCTCCATAATCGGTCATTGACGTCATTATTGTTACTCAAAGATGGGGTGTGGTTCCCGAACAGATCATTATTTTAAAAAAAAAATCTAAACATGATTTCAAGTAAGACATCTTTTATAGCATTAATCGGCAATCCAGTAAGCCACTCATTGTCACCGATTATGCAAAATGCTGCATTCCAATATTTAGGCCTAGATTTAATTTATATTGCTATACCTTGCAAAGATGAAGATCTAGAATTGGTTCTGAATTCTTTGAAAAAAATTAATTGCAAGGGTTTAAATATTACAATTCCCCATAAAGAAAAAGTATTTAACCTATGTAGTGAAATTTCGCCTATTGCAAGCAAACTGAAAGCCATTAATACCCTGAAATTAAATTCTGAAAATGAATGGAGCGCTACTAATACTGATTTAGAAGGATTTATTTATCCATTAAAAAATTTAAACTTAGCAAAGAAAAAATCAATAGTTCTTGGCTCTGGGGGTGCAGCAAAATCTGTTATTCAAGGTTTAATAAATTTAAATCTTTCAAAAATTTCAGTAATAGCACGTAACAAATCATCACTAGATGAATTAATAAAAAAATTTGAAAATCAAATTGAACTTCAGGGCTTCTTAAGTAACGATAATCAAGCTCAAAATTCAATTGAAGAAGCAGATTTGGTTGTAAATACAACGCCAGTAGGAATGAAAACAGCTAATAATGAGTCGAATGTATTGCCATATGGAGATTATTTTTGGAGATCTCTTAACTCAAAAACTATTGTTTATGATTTAATCTATAATCCTGCTCCGACTCATCTATTAAAATTCAGCGCCAATAAAGGATGCATGACTATCGATGGTTTGCAAATGCTTGTTGCTCAGGGATTGAAATCATTATCATTTTGGACAAATGGCTTAGAAGTACCTTTTCATATTATGAACGATGCACTCAAAAATCATCTTTAAAATAATGCTAATTTTCAAGGAACTGCACATCATGATGTATCGTTAAAGATGAACAGACGCTCATAAATTAATAATATGAGCCAAAGACCTTGTCTGAAACTATGAACGATCAACAATTTTATTACGAAACCATGTATATCCTCCGCCCAGATATTGCGGAAGATGAAGTAACTAAACACATTGATAAATACAATAAGCTTTTAGAAGAATTTGGCGGTACCATCCTCGATAGTCAAATGAGGGGTAAAAGAAGATTAGCCTATCAAATAGCAAAACATAGAGAAGGTATTTACGTCCAACTAAGTCATCAAGGAGATGGACAACATATTTTCAAAATCGAAAAAGCAATGAGACTAAGTGAAGATGTTATTAGATACATGACCGTTAAACAAGAAGGGCCCTTGCCAACTCCAAGACCTTCTACGAAGAGTTCAACTAAAGCAGATGATAAAGAAAATCCAGAAACTAAAATTGAATCTAAGGAAGAACAATCAAAAGTAAGCGCAGATACTTCAACTTCGGGAAAAGATAATATTGAAACTAAAGAAAATGAATAATATTAAATATTAATCACTTGACTTTGAATTTAACTCGGCCCAAATTTTATTAGACATACCCCACATATAAATAAAACCCTCTGCTAAAGAATGTTTAAAGCCATCATCACGACTATAAGTTGCCAAATCCTCTCTGTAAAGTGAATTATTTTCAGACATTCTTCCAATTATTATGGCGTTTCCCTTATGAAGTCTAATCTTTACTCTTCCATTAACTGAGGTTTGAGTTGATGAAATAAAAGCATCTAAACTATCTTTAAGAGGTCCAAACCAAAAACCTTGATAAACCAATTGGCCCCATTTTTTTTCCACTATCCCTTTAAAATCTATAACATTGGGGTTTAATGTAATACTTTCTAACTCTCTGTGAGCTTTGATTAAAAGTAAGAGTCCAGGTGTTTCATAAATCTCTCTACTTTTGATTCCTACTACTCTATCTTCAATCATATCTATTCTTCCAAAACCATGTTCACCTGCAAGATTATTAGCTTTTTGAATAATCTCAACTGGAGTTAAAAATTCATCATTAATTGCAACTGGAAACCCATTTTTAAAAACAATTTCTATATCTTGATGGAAATCAGGTGAATTATTAATTGATGATGTAATGGCAAATATATCTTCAGGTGGTTCTTGCATTGGGTCTTCTAATAGACCCGCTTCAATACTCCTACCAAGCAAGTTCACATCAATTGAATATGGTGATTTTTTTGATACTGGTGCAGGAATACCAAATTTTTCTCCATACAATATTGCCTCTTCCCTACTCATATTCCACTCCCTTGCAGGAGTAATTATTTTCAAATCAGGTCCCAAAGCATTTATTGCTAAATCAAATCGAACTTGATCATTCCCTTTACCAGTACATCCATGAGCCACTGCATCAGCATTAATCTCTCGTGCAATATTTACTAGATTTTCAGCAATTAAAGGTCTTGCAAGAGCTGTAGATAGAGGATATTTATCTAAATATAATGCGTTTGCTCTAATAGCTGGAAAAGCAAATCTCTCGACAAAACTATCAATTAAATTGCCAACGATTGATTGGGATGCACCAGAATTTAAAGCTTTTTGCCTAATAAGTTCTAAATCTTCGCCTTGTCCAAGATCTGCCACAAAAGTAACAACTTCTGAAATCCCATATTCATTC
The genomic region above belongs to Prochlorococcus marinus XMU1405 and contains:
- a CDS encoding argininosuccinate synthase, with amino-acid sequence MKQTKKVVLAYSGGVDTSVCIPYLKNEYGISEVVTFVADLGQGEDLELIRQKALNSGASQSIVGNLIDSFVERFAFPAIRANALYLDKYPLSTALARPLIAENLVNIAREINADAVAHGCTGKGNDQVRFDLAINALGPDLKIITPAREWNMSREEAILYGEKFGIPAPVSKKSPYSIDVNLLGRSIEAGLLEDPMQEPPEDIFAITSSINNSPDFHQDIEIVFKNGFPVAINDEFLTPVEIIQKANNLAGEHGFGRIDMIEDRVVGIKSREIYETPGLLLLIKAHRELESITLNPNVIDFKGIVEKKWGQLVYQGFWFGPLKDSLDAFISSTQTSVNGRVKIRLHKGNAIIIGRMSENNSLYREDLATYSRDDGFKHSLAEGFIYMWGMSNKIWAELNSKSSD
- a CDS encoding shikimate dehydrogenase produces the protein MISSKTSFIALIGNPVSHSLSPIMQNAAFQYLGLDLIYIAIPCKDEDLELVLNSLKKINCKGLNITIPHKEKVFNLCSEISPIASKLKAINTLKLNSENEWSATNTDLEGFIYPLKNLNLAKKKSIVLGSGGAAKSVIQGLINLNLSKISVIARNKSSLDELIKKFENQIELQGFLSNDNQAQNSIEEADLVVNTTPVGMKTANNESNVLPYGDYFWRSLNSKTIVYDLIYNPAPTHLLKFSANKGCMTIDGLQMLVAQGLKSLSFWTNGLEVPFHIMNDALKNHL
- the rpsF gene encoding 30S ribosomal protein S6, which produces MNDQQFYYETMYILRPDIAEDEVTKHIDKYNKLLEEFGGTILDSQMRGKRRLAYQIAKHREGIYVQLSHQGDGQHIFKIEKAMRLSEDVIRYMTVKQEGPLPTPRPSTKSSTKADDKENPETKIESKEEQSKVSADTSTSGKDNIETKENE